Genomic DNA from Microbacterium neungamense:
CGGCGCCGACACGACGATGGACGTCTTCGCACCGGCATCCGCCGACGCGCCGCTGCCCACGGTGGTGTGGGTGCACGGCGGGGCGTGGATCTCCGGCTCGAAGGAGGACGTCGCGCCCTACCTGCGCATCCTCGCCGCCGAGGGCTACACCGCCATCGGTCTCAACTACACCCGCGGCCCGGAGGCCGCGTACCCGACCGCGGTGCACCAGCTCAACAGCGCCCTGGCGTACATCGACGAGCACGCCGCCGAGCTGGGCGTCGACCCGTCCCGCATCGTGCTCGCCGGCGACTCCGCCGGCGGTCAGCTCGCCAGCCAGCTGGCGACCCTGATCACGAGCGAGGAGTACGCGACCCTGATGGGCATCGAGCCGGCGCTCCAGCCCGGGCAGCTCGCCGCGACCATCCTGAACTGCGGCGTGTACGACCTCTCGGCCCTGGCCGCCCTCGACGGCATCGAGGGGTGGGGCTTCAAGTCCGCGATGTGGGCGTACGCCGGCGAGCGGAACTGGGCGGACGGCTGGACCGGCGCGACGATGTCGACGATCGACTTCGTCACGGCCGACTTCCCGCCGACCTACATCAGCGGCGGCAACGGCGACGGGCTCACCTGGCTGCAGTCCATCCCGATGTCGCAGCGCCTGGACGAGCTCGGCGTCGAGGTCACCACACTGTTCTGGCCGGAGCCGCACGAACCGCGGCTGCCGCACGAGTACCAGTTCCACCTCGATCTGCCGGAGGCCCAGGAGGCCCTGCAGCGCACCCTCGACTTCCTGAAGACGCACACCGCCGGATGAACCCGGACATTTCACCTCTGTGACGAACGGCACAGAAGTGATATGTTCGTGGGCATGGGCCCCGATGACGCCGCGCACCCCAACCAGCGACCGCTCGAGGACTCGATCGTCACCGATCTGAAGGATCGGATGACCTACGGGTCCTACCTCGACCTCGACCGGCTGCTCAGCGCGCAGCATCCGGTGTCGCAGCCGCAGCATCACGACGAGATGCTGTTCATCATCCAGCACCAGACCACCGAGCTCTGGCTCAAGCTGGTGCTGCACGAGCTCGGCACGGCCCGCGACCGGCTCGCCGAGGACGACCTCCGGGCCGCGCTCAAGCACATCGCGCGGATCAAGCACATCCAGGAGGTGCTCACCCAGCAGTGGTCGGTGCTCGCCACGCTGACGCCGACGGAGTACGCGCAGTTCCGCGGCGACCTGGGCAACTCCTCCGGCTTCCAGTCCGTGCAGTACCGCGCCGTCGAGTTCGCCCTCGGGAACAAGAACGAGCGGATGCTGGGCGTCTTCCGGAACCACCCGGCCGACCTCGCGCTGCTCACCGCGGAGTGGGAGCGGCCCACGCTGTACGACGAGTTCCTCCGCTACGTCGCCCGGCGCGGCCTGCCGGTGCCGCACGACATCCTCGACCGCGACGTGCGCGAGCCGTACCGCGAGCACGCCGACCTGGTGCCGGTGCTGCGGGAGATCTACGAGAACCCGCACGAGTACTGGGACCTGTACGAGGCCTGCGAGGAGCTCGTCGACGTCGAGGACAACTTCCAGTTCTGGCGGTTCCGCCACCTGCGCACGGTCACCCGCACGATCG
This window encodes:
- a CDS encoding tryptophan 2,3-dioxygenase, whose amino-acid sequence is MGPDDAAHPNQRPLEDSIVTDLKDRMTYGSYLDLDRLLSAQHPVSQPQHHDEMLFIIQHQTTELWLKLVLHELGTARDRLAEDDLRAALKHIARIKHIQEVLTQQWSVLATLTPTEYAQFRGDLGNSSGFQSVQYRAVEFALGNKNERMLGVFRNHPADLALLTAEWERPTLYDEFLRYVARRGLPVPHDILDRDVREPYREHADLVPVLREIYENPHEYWDLYEACEELVDVEDNFQFWRFRHLRTVTRTIGWKTGTGGSSGVDFLRRALDLTFFPELYSVRTEIGR
- a CDS encoding alpha/beta hydrolase encodes the protein MTTARARGRVVRIVLGAILAIGVIAAVIGSITPWPSAMIIRSVFTKGGQETAAEMNRHQPDAELTEKLDIAYGDDGADTTMDVFAPASADAPLPTVVWVHGGAWISGSKEDVAPYLRILAAEGYTAIGLNYTRGPEAAYPTAVHQLNSALAYIDEHAAELGVDPSRIVLAGDSAGGQLASQLATLITSEEYATLMGIEPALQPGQLAATILNCGVYDLSALAALDGIEGWGFKSAMWAYAGERNWADGWTGATMSTIDFVTADFPPTYISGGNGDGLTWLQSIPMSQRLDELGVEVTTLFWPEPHEPRLPHEYQFHLDLPEAQEALQRTLDFLKTHTAG